A region from the Physeter macrocephalus isolate SW-GA unplaced genomic scaffold, ASM283717v5 random_872, whole genome shotgun sequence genome encodes:
- the ACTN3 gene encoding alpha-actinin-3 yields MMMVMQPEGLGTGEGPFAGGGSRGGEYMEQEEDWDRDLLLDPAWEKQQRKTFTAWCNSHLRKAGTQIENIEEDFRNGLRLMLLLEVISGERLPRPDKGKMRFHKIANVNKALDFIASKGVKLVSIGAEEIVDGNLKMTLGMIWTIILRFAIQDISVEETSAKEGLLLWCQRKTAPYRNVNVQNFHTSWKDGLALCALIHRHRPDLIDYAKLRKDDPIGNLNTAFEVAEKYLDIPKMLDAEDIVNTPKPDEKAVMTYVSCFYHAFAGAEQAETAANRICKVLAVNQENEKLMEEYEKLASELLEWIRRTVPWLENRMGEPSMNAMQRKLEDFRDYRRLHKPPRVQEKCQLEINFNTLQTKLRLSHRPAFMPSEGKLVSDIANAWRGLEQAEKGYEDWLLSEIRRLQRLQHLAEKFQQKASLHETWTRGKEEMLSQRDYESASLQEVRALLRRHEAFESDLAAHQDRVEHIAALAQELNELDYHEVASVNSRCQAICDQWDNLGTLTQKRREALERMEKLLETIDQLQLEFARRVAPFNNWLDGAVEDLQDVWLVHSMEETQSLVTAHEQFKATLPEADRERGAILGIQGEIQKICQTYGLRPSSTNPYIALSPQDINTKWDTVRKLVPSRDQTLQEELTRQQVNERLRRQFAAQANAVGPWIQAKVEEVGRLAAGMAGSLEEQMAGLRQQEQNIINYKSNIDQLEGDHQLLQENVVFDNKHTVYSMEHIRVGWEQLLTSIARTINEVENQILTRDAKGLSQEQLNEFRASFNHFDRKRNGMMEPDDFRACLISMGYDLGEVEFARIMTMVDPNAAGVVTFQTFIDFMTRETAETDTAEQVVASFKILAGDKNYITPEELRHELPAEQAEYCIRRMAPYKGAGAPPGALDYVAFSSALYGESDL; encoded by the exons ACCTTCACTGCCTGGTGCAACTCACACCTGCGCAAGGCTGGCACCCAGATCGAGAACATCGAGGAGGATTTCCGCAACGGCCTCAGACTCATGTTGCTCCTGGAGGTCATTTCAG GAGAGAGGCTGCCCAGGCCAGACAAAGGCAAGATGCGCTTCCACAAGATCGCCAACGTCAACAAGGCCCTGGACTTCATTGCCAGCAAGGGGGTGAAGCTGGTGTCCATCGGTGCCGAAG agATTGTCGACGGGAACCTGAAGATGACCCTGGGCATGATCTGGACCATCATCCTTCGCTTCGCCATCCAGGACATCTCCGTGGAAG AAACCTCGGCCAAGGAGGGCTTGCTCCTGTGGTGTCAGCGGAAGACGGCGCCGTACCGCAACGTCAACGTGCAGAACTTCCACACCAG CTGGAAGGATGGCCTGGCCCTCTGTGCTCTCATCCACCGGCACCGCCCCGACCTCATTGACTACGCCAAACTGCGCAAG GATGACCCCATCGGCAACCTGAACACTGCCTTCGAGGTGGCAGAGAAGTACCTGGACATCCCCAAGATGTTGGATGCAGAAG ACATCGTGAACACCCCAAAGCCCGATGAGAAGGCCGTCATGACCTACGTTTCCTGCTTCTACCACGCCTTCGCGGGGGCGGAGCAG gCAGAGACAGCCGCCAACAGGATCTGCAAGGTGCTGGCCGTGAACCAGGAGAACGAGAAGCTGATGGAGGAGTACGAGAAGCTGGCCAGTGAG CTGCTGGAATGGATCCGCCGCACCGTGCCGTGGCTGGAGAACCGCATGGGCGAGCCCAGCATGAACGCCATGCAGCGCAAGCTGGAGGACTTCCGGGACTACCGGCGCCTGCACAAGCCGCCCCGCGTGCAGGAGAAGTGCCAGCTGGAGATCAACTTCAACACATTGCAAACCAAGCTGCGGCTGAGCCACCGGCCCGCCTTCATGCCATCTGAGGGCAAGCTGGTCTCG GACATCGCCAACGCATGGCGGGGGCTGGAGCAAGCGGAGAAGGGCTATGAGGACTGGCTGCTCTCGGAGATCCGGCGCCTGCAGCGGCTGCAGCACCTGGCAGAGAAGTTCCAGCAGAAGGCCTCCCTGCACGAAACCTGGACCCGGG ggaaggaggagatgcTGAGCCAGCGCGACTACGAGTCGGCTTCGCTGCAGGAGGTGCGGGCGCTGCTGCGGCGCCACGAGGCCTTTGAGAGCGACCTGGCGGCGCACCAGGACCGCGTGGAGCACATCGCTGCGCTGGCCCAGGAGCTCAA TGAGCTAGACTACCACGAGGTGGCCTCGGTGAACAGCCGCTGCCAGGCCATCTGCGACCAGTGGGACAACCTGGGCACGCTGACCCAGAAGAGGCGGGAGGCGCTAGAG CGGATGGAGAAGCTCCTAGAGACCATCGACCAGCTGCAGCTGGAGTTTGCCCGGCGGGTAGCGCCCTTCAACAACTGGCTGGACGGCGCCGTGGAGGACCTGCAGGACGTGTGGCTGGTGCACTCGATGGAGGAGACCCAG aGCCTGGTGACAGCACATGAGCAGTTCAAGGCAACATTGCCCGAGGCCGACCGAGAGAGGGGAGCCATCCTGGGCATCCAGGGTGAGATCCAGAAGATCTGCCAAACATACGGGCTGCGGCCCAGCTCCACCAACCCCTACATCGCCCTCAGCCCGCAGGACATCAACACCAAGTGGGACACG GTCCGAAAGCTGGTACCCAGCCGTGACCAGACGCTGCAGGAGGAGCTGACGAGGCAACAGGTGAACGAGAGGCTCCGGCGGCAGTTTGCGGCCCAGGCCAATGCCGTCGGGCCCTGGATCCAGGCGAAGGTGGAG GAAGTGGGGCGCCTGGCAGCGGGAATGGCCGGCTCTCTGGAGGAGCAGATGGCGGGGCTGCGGCAGCAGGAGCAGAACATCATCAACTACAAGAGCAACATCGACCAGCTGGAGGGTGACCACCAGCTGCTGCAGGAGAACGTGGTGTTCGACAATAAGCACACCGTCTACAGCATGGAG CACATCCGTGTGGGCTGGGAGCAGCTGCTCACCTCCATTGCCCGCACCATCAACGAGGTGGAGAACCAGATACTGACCCGAGACGCCAAGGGCCTGAGCCAGGAGCAGCTCAATGAGTTCCGGGCATCCTTCAACCACTTTGACCGG AAGCGGAATGGCATGATGGAGCCCGACGACTTCCGGGCCTGCCTCATCTCCATGGGCTACGACCTG GGGGAAGTGGAGTTTGCTCGAATCATGACCATGGTGGACCCCAACGCAGCTGGGGTCGTGACCTTCCAGACCTTCATCGACTTCATGACCCGAGAGACAGCCGAGACCGACACGGCTGAGCAGGTTGTGGCCTCGTTCAAGATCCTGGCAGGAGACAAG AACTACATCACGCCTGAGGAGCTGCGGCACGAACTCCCAGCTGAGCAGGCCGAGTACTGCATCCGCCGCATGGCGCCCTACAAGGGGGCCGGGGCTCCACCTGGAGCCCTGGACTATGTGGCCTTCTCCAGTGCCCTCTACGGGGAGAGCGACCTCTGA